The Calditrichota bacterium genome segment CATTATCTGAGGCGGACTGCATTGCCGTTCGCGCTCGCGCTATTCACCTCGACATCGCTCCAATCAGCCGTTCTTGCGGGCGATCAGCGATTTCTCTCCACATCTATCCCTGCCGACTCAACCGGTGAGCCGGTCTCCCTACCTGATGCCGTCGTCACCAGTTCCTTGATCCGGGAGCAGCCCGGCCGGATGGTCTCGCTCTCCCGATTCGAGTGGGAGTTGCGCGGTGTCAGGACCGTGGGCGAAGCCCTCGCCCTCCTTCCGGGTGTAACCCTGCTCGACGCCGGCGCTTTCGTGCGGATATCTTTGCGCGGTGCGCCACCGCGGATGACCCTTGTCGAACTCGACGGTATCCCGCATAACGATCCCA includes the following:
- a CDS encoding Plug domain-containing protein, giving the protein MPFALALFTSTSLQSAVLAGDQRFLSTSIPADSTGEPVSLPDAVVTSSLIREQPGRMVSLSRFEWELRGVRTVGEALALLPGVTLLDAGAFVRISLRGAPPRMTLVELDGIPHNDP